The genomic window ACGCAGCACCTGCCACCTCATCGCCGACACGGATCACCCTCAAGTGCCGGGTGGACCTGCCCCCTGACGCGCGCTGCCGCAGCCAGGTCGTGCAGATGCTCGCCGACGTCGTGCGCCGTGAGAAGCCTGCAGGGGTGATCCTGTGTGCCTTCGAGACCGACCAGGACTCCACCGAGACGCTGGCCGCGGTGAGCCGGATGTGCGAGTCGAAGGGCGTCGGGGTCGGTGGGGTGGCCCGGGTGCGCGGCGACCGTTGGCACGAGGTCGGGGACGACGGGGGAGTATGGCGCACTCTCCCGGCCGTGGAGAACGTCCCGGCGGTCGCCGACCTGGTCTATCGCGGGATGCAGCCCGGCCCGAGCCGGGCTGAGCTGACAGCCCGGGTCTGGGGAAGGTTCGACACCGACCAGGCCGACCAGGCAGTGCTCCTGGCCGAGCTCGACGCCTATGCGGACCGCTTCCTCGAGACGCTGCACCGCACGCGTGGTCCGGCGCGGGAGGGGGAGCCCTCGGGCGCGGGAAGCTCCTCGGGGACGACAGATGCGGCGGGCGCGGAGGAGTCCGCGGGCGGGGCCGCTGCCGCGGGCGCGGAGGAGTCCTCGGGCGGGGCCGCTGCCGCGGGCGCCGGCCCGCTGGTCTCGGAGCTCCGGTTCGTCGAGCGCGGGGCGAGGGCATGGCAGCGGATGCTCGACACGACACCCGGCGCGCCGACGGTGCGCGACCTGCCGCCGGCGGTCGTCGCCCAGGGGTTGGCCATGTTGTGGGACCGCGACTTCCGTGACGCGTTGATCAGCTGGCTGGCACCGGGACAGCTTGGTCCTGGAATGCTTCCCGCCGAGGTCTGGGCTGCGTTCGTGCGTC from Ornithinimicrobium cryptoxanthini includes these protein-coding regions:
- a CDS encoding DUF4192 domain-containing protein, with product MTTPKIRFTSLADLVVSLPHQLGYRPVDSLVLTFLARGDAAPATSSPTRITLKCRVDLPPDARCRSQVVQMLADVVRREKPAGVILCAFETDQDSTETLAAVSRMCESKGVGVGGVARVRGDRWHEVGDDGGVWRTLPAVENVPAVADLVYRGMQPGPSRAELTARVWGRFDTDQADQAVLLAELDAYADRFLETLHRTRGPAREGEPSGAGSSSGTTDAAGAEESAGGAAAAGAEESSGGAAAAGAGPLVSELRFVERGARAWQRMLDTTPGAPTVRDLPPAVVAQGLAMLWDRDFRDALISWLAPGQLGPGMLPAEVWAAFVRHLPLSRLCDSRRLDRLVEVCGLVPDEVAAPVLSVTAQCAWILNNGTIANIAVERALEFQPEYTLAQLIDQLLQHGVRPPGGPFAVVA